The following proteins come from a genomic window of Nicotiana tomentosiformis chromosome 12, ASM39032v3, whole genome shotgun sequence:
- the LOC138902725 gene encoding uncharacterized protein — MEARVCRFVQGLNPLAINEAATAALNSDMNYRKMVVFAQATEARKLKNRMESKGSNKVRSAGNLGSSSGGGGDRSAFRQGPSHSFAQSSLSALPSRPSQQQWSHFRPSQGNRGSYQQGRAGGRFQQQRRPPCPRCGKMHFGACFIDHPICYECGIMGHIQRDCCLSRQSVGRGTAQPTSSAATISAAPLLAQGTPTPAEHGAARGGILIVQYHDVYAFINPGFTLSYVTPYVAMEFGIDSEQLHESFSVSTPVDESIMAARVYKDCVVKMREPLGSIIEWNGDDVVPKGRFISYLEATMMINKGCIYNFVLVMDTDAEAPTLEFVPVVNEFPKNELNLGQRRWLELLKNYDIDVLYHPGKANVVADALSRKSMGSLAHLEAYQRPLGKEVHRLASMGVLLTNSSEGGVIVQNRDESSLVLEVKEKQYCHAPTSGSMIDAQPSGPDRVSL; from the exons ATGGAGGCAAGAGtgtgccggtttgtgcagggcctcaaCCCCTTGGCTATCAATGAAgctgctacagctgccttgaattctgatatgaactatagGAAGATGGTGgtatttgctcaagccacagaggcCCGTAAATTAAAGAATAGAATGGAGTCAAAGGGTAGTAATAAGGTCCGGTCCGCGGGTAACCTGGGTagttcttccggtggtggtggtgaTAGGTCAGCATTTAGGCAAGGGCCATCCCattcctttgctcagtcttcgctTAGTGCACTACCATCAAGGCCCAGTCAGCAGCAATGGAGCCATTTCAGGcctagtcagggcaacaggggatcctacCAACAGGGTCGGgctggagggagattccagcagcagcggaggcccccatgccctaggtgtgggaagatgcatttTGGGGCATGCTTCATAGACCATCCCATATGCTATGAGTGCGGTATCATGGgacacattcagagggattgctgTTTGTCACGCCAGAGTGTAGGAAGGGGTACGGCGCAACcaaccagttctgcagctactatatCCGCAGCACCTCTCCTAGCTCAAGGCACTCCAACGCCCGCAgagcatggtgcagctaggggtg GTATACTGATTGTCCAatatcatgatgtatatgcttttATTAATCCTGGtttcactttgtcatatgtcactccctatgttgctatggaatttgggatagattcagaacaacttcatgagtcgttctctgtatctactccagttgatgagtctattatggccgcacgggtttataagGATTGTGTTGTCAAGATGCGTG AACCATTAGGTTCAATTATTGAATGGAatggggatgatgtggtgccgaagggtaggtttatttcttaccttgaGGCCACGatgatgatcaacaaggggtgtatctataaTTTTGTCCTGGTtatggacaccgatgctgaggcacctacacttgagtttgtgccagtggtgaatgaatttccaaag AATGAATTAAATCTggggcagagaagatggcttgagttactcaagaatTATGACATCGATGTTctatatcatccagggaaggctaatgttgtagcggacgctcttagccggaaatctatgggtagtttggctcacttggaggcatatcaaagacCTTTGGGCAAGGAAGTTCATCGGTTAGCTAGTATGGGGGTTCTTCTTACtaactctagtgaaggaggggtaattgtgcaaaatagggatgAATCATCGCTGGTtttggaagtcaaggagaagcagtaCTGTCATGCCCCAACATCGGGGAGCATgatcgacgctcaaccgagtggaccCGATCGAGTAAGCCTATAA